From a single Cyclobacterium marinum DSM 745 genomic region:
- a CDS encoding Dabb family protein has translation MIVHQVFFWLHQPEKDLNAVLEGCKAIAQAVSVKSYAIGKPAATEKREVIDDSYDIALMVNFESIEDHDQYQVDPIHLKFIKDHKEKWASVKIYDFEV, from the coding sequence ATGATTGTACACCAAGTATTCTTTTGGCTTCACCAGCCTGAAAAAGATTTAAACGCAGTGCTTGAAGGTTGCAAAGCAATTGCACAGGCAGTTAGTGTAAAAAGTTACGCCATAGGCAAACCGGCTGCTACGGAAAAAAGAGAAGTAATAGATGATAGCTACGATATTGCCCTAATGGTTAATTTTGAAAGCATTGAGGATCACGACCAATATCAAGTAGATCCCATTCACCTTAAATTTATAAAAGACCACAAAGAAAAATGGGCTTCTGTCAAGATTTATGATTTCGAAGTTTAA
- a CDS encoding single-stranded DNA-binding protein: MNSIRNNVQLIGRLGAKADYKTVKGDTPMVKLNLATNEFYKNNKGEKVEETYWHNLVAFGKTAEIINKYTDKGSEICIQGKLVNRSYEDKDGQKKYITEVQINDVLLMGDKSKA; this comes from the coding sequence ATGAACAGTATTAGAAACAATGTACAATTGATTGGAAGGTTAGGTGCTAAAGCGGATTACAAAACAGTAAAAGGAGACACTCCCATGGTGAAACTAAACCTTGCCACTAACGAGTTTTATAAAAACAACAAAGGCGAAAAAGTGGAGGAAACCTACTGGCACAACTTGGTTGCCTTTGGAAAAACGGCTGAAATTATTAATAAATACACCGACAAAGGTTCTGAAATATGCATTCAGGGAAAACTGGTCAATAGGTCTTATGAAGACAAGGATGGACAAAAAAAATACATAACAGAAGTCCAGATTAACGATGTATTGCTTATGGGAGATAAGTCCAAGGCCTGA